One Citrus sinensis cultivar Valencia sweet orange chromosome 5, DVS_A1.0, whole genome shotgun sequence genomic window, ACcacatgttttattttttaatatatgaaattgtGTCCTTCATTCCTCAAAATCAATGAATagatacaaaaaaaattttggaatgtTTTCATGCCATAAGACTACATTATCTTGTTATAAGTAGGGGTGGGTAAAATACCCGACCCGACTCGATCCGACCCGAAAAATTCTAGGTTCGGATCATATCCGATCAGGAATGGAACCCGATCCGATGAAATATAATAAACCGGATTGGGTTGTGATCGAGTCGGGTTTACCTAATCGGgttgcttttaaaaaaaaaaaactaaacctaaacacacacacacaaccaCACACTCACCCAGGCacacataaacacataacaGATTCACAAATCACAACAACACTCACACAAACGCAAACAAGTCACAACTTATAAGACTCACACACACAACCCTTTTCAATCCTCATTACACAGTGACACCTAACGGCCACCGCCAAGGCGCTGACGGACGCCACACACTCTCCACTCTCCAGTCCCGCGATTTGTTGTTGCATCTCCAGCTAGTCGCCGCGTCTGCTACTGCGCGTCCAGCCGTCCGCGATCTGTTGATGCACATATGCCCATCTACTGCTGCGAAGTGAAACCGATTTGTTGCGCGTCCAGTCGTCCATGATTTGTTGTCGTGGGCACTAATCTGCTGCTCCAAGGCCCAAGCCTCCAACCCGAGTTTTTGCcctttgttttgaatttgaagctTTCACGTTTCATggtatataattatatatgcttAATTCGACCCGTTTTTAATTTGAACCCAAGCCTACCCGAATTTAACTCGATTTTGTGACGCCCGAACTgatctaaatatatatatcgaATCGGATCAGATCGGGTCGAGTTGTAAGTTAGGGTTAcattcaaattgatttttgcCTAACCTGAACAACCCGAAACCCGATCAGGTTGACCCAAACtcgattttgcccacccctaattctAAGGTTGTTTTTGCTAAAAGGTGTGCTACTTCATTACAACTTCTTGTGAATGTTGAATTTTGCTCTATTTCAACCTCTTTAAAATGGcttgaatttcaaatattaccTAAAAGATCTTTGTCTGTGTACACTTCTTGTTTAACACTATGTTTACTACCTCGTTTGCATTTTCTACTATTTCTAGCCCAAACTTTGTGGCTTCAACTTCAGTAAGAGCTTCACTTCCATTAAAGTTTGATGGTTTCATAGCAGTTACTAtacattttccttttgaatttctgATCACCATTCCCAATCCTTCTTTGTTTTGATCTTCCTTTATAACAACATCCACATTTGTTTTGAACCAACCTGGAGGTGGAAGTCCCCATTGttgatttcttttgtcttttctttcCCTACTTAGTTGCAAATGTGGTTGTTTGATCTTTTTGTAGGATTGCACTACAGCTTCTGCTCTTGTTACTGATAATTGGAAATCTTCTTTCTTGTTGTTTAAGATGTGAAGATTCCTTAAGTGCCAAATCACCCAACATAATGCAATTATCAATTCCAAATCATATTTGCTCTTCTTTTTTGCCATTTCCACCATCAAATTTaacatttctttgtttttgagATGACTAATCTCTTCACCATAATTTGTGCGTCTCTACATTTTCTGAGCacctttacaataaaaaagagCATGAAATATCGTCTCCTCTATTCTTTTGCATCTTTGACAGTAGGGACTTTGTATCACCTTTTTTTCTCCACAGGTTTACTACTGTcgacaataaattttttattgctcTCCACATAAAGATCTTTATCTTTGCTGGCAGTTCTAAAGCCCAAATAATATTCCATAGAATTTGCTTATTATCAAAGCTATTTGGCTGGTTtggaaattttatatttaaggcCACTTGATACTCACTCTTGACTGAGCATTCTCCTCGTTTATCAAAATGCCATAGAGGTTTATCTGGCTTAGGGGTTCTTAGTAGGgggatttttaaaatctcctGTGCATCTTCATCTATAAAATTCTGTTGAATCAACATCTTTTTCCATTTGTGTTTCCCATCAATTAACTCTGATATTGTAGATTCCAATGGTAATGTTGGAGGAGAGAAAGGCTTGAAAGTTATAAGTCTTGTTATCCAACAGCTATGATATATTTGGACACTCTTTCCATCTCCAATTTTCCACCTTAGTCCTTtatgaatgatttgtcttccCTGTAAAATGCTTCTCCATATAAAGGATGGTTTTGATCCTAATTTCCCCTTTAGAAAATCGACTTCCTTGAAATATCTAGCTTTCAACACCCTTGTCGCcagtgaattgggatttttaatgattatccACTCTTGTTTGCCCACTATCGCTTAGTTGAAGCATATTAAATCCTTGAATCTCATTCCACCTCTACATTTTGCCTGACACATGTTTTCGCAATTAGACCAGTGAATAGCCCTTTGATTTGGTTTTGAGTTCCACCAGAATCTTGCCATAGTCTTTTGGATATCCGCACATAACCCAATTGGTAGTTTAAACACACTCATGGCATAAGCAAGAATTGCCTGAGCTACTGCTTTAATGAGCACTTCTTTTCCCCTTCTTGAAAACATCTTTGAATTCTAGTTGGATATCTTACTTAGAACGCtaagtttgttatcattaaaaaattcaacttcTTCCTCTCTAGCATTGAAGGCAGCCCATGTATTTTTCATACTTTGACACCACTTGAATCTGAAAAAAGTTCTTGATTGAGGCTGTCTACTTAAAAACATAGATTTCTCATAGTTGAAGATTTGACCTGATGCAACAACATAGCaatcaaaaatatatttcagaTTTGAGCAATCTTTAGTGGTAGCTCTTGTGGAGATCAAGTTATCATCTACAAAGAGTAAATGGTTGATTGAAAGTTCTTTGCTGAATCTCAGCcccttaatcaaatttttccaCCTAGCTTGATTCAAGAGGTTTGAAAACACCTCTGCACACAAAATACaactctttaaaattttatattacatatgttaattaattttattatagtttatgatgttttcatatgaaaatattcataaaaaattatgaagataaataatgctaatttgaagaaaataaaaagaaaaaaataataatagtctaccactatatattatcacaagttatataGACATGgataataatgctaattattaaatgttaTTTACGTAagtatgaaaattaattaattagataaggatattttggagaatatcttttaatgatattatttagactttttagattaagtaaaaagataaaaaaaaatagcttaataacttaatgactaaaaattttcattaagttcaaaaaataaataggcttaataacttaaatgattaaatttaagtcaattaagtcattaaattaaaaaaaaaactaatggcCTCCTAAGTATTAGGATTGGACAAGATTAGATTAGATCATatataatgttgatttatatTTGGTACAATATCAGATTgaattacattaaattaaatttaaataaagttagaaaGTATTTAAGTTAATATTTGGATTTAAATATGGAAATTTTGTAGATATTTAACAagaaatattacaattaactaaaaataaaactaataagaaTATATGCATTCAATTAGTTATTGGGTAGTCATAATTATAATcaagaaatataaatgatttaaattatagGTTATTTCGTATGAGATATatcatttcattaaataaaatcagtaaaactattcatataataaattaattaataatttttaagtaaatcatgactaacaaaaaataaattacttaattaataatattagttaattaattaattttaggttataaataaaaatagtgtaataaattatagaaGATATTATGAATAGACAAACATTTTTCTTCTCATTGACCAATCCAAACTAAACCAACATGAAAATTGGGATTACTAATGCCATGAATTTaggattaaaatttgaatttagttcATTAGTCCAATCTAAGTAAGCATGCCAAATATgggatttaatattttgttccTAAAATTAGTCAAATTCTACACTTAACTTTGCTCCCAAACATAActttagataatagaaaatttccAACTATGCCTCTCTAAGAATATCGTACCCGCAGTCTAAGCACACTAAGATAATAAGAATactaaaatcatcaaaatttaattatgtgacGGTGCCTAAGGGGGATACCACATGTACTAGAGTAGCATAGTGACAACCTAAAAGCCATTAATAAGGGCACGACAAGTAATTGTGAATAGAgctaaaaaatttctttacaaaATTAGTGCttgttaattaacaaattagaTCATCTATTTAGAgtaatataaaacaaatttgtgATTTGAACTCAACTCATATAAGACATGAGTTTAGTTTTCATTCATGTAACaatttagggaaaaaaaaacataaaaagtgCATTGAAATGTTTGTTGCCAAAATTGTAATTCATGAactatttgttattattatataagaaCTTGactttaacaataaaatagaGATCAGTCTACAAACTTTGGTTTCTACAGAAACTTCTTTCACTTGAAACGTGACTAAATGATAACTACAATAAGACATGAAATcctttcataaaatttaaaactaaaaaaatatatattaaaataggagatatatttttatatattaattttatataattcaattataaatattgaaagtCGGAGtagttttaataatatcaattcATCCTCCATTAAATTGACTCAAATTtcatgttttaaattataaataaaaaaaatagttgaaataactttaacccaaataaaataaaaatatgattttttaattttatttattatggctcttaacaaaatgagaaaaaacaTGTACGGTGGAATTTGCCAACAAAGAAAATCAGAATGAAAGATAAAAGCATCTCTCTTTCATCAACGCAAGTCATACGAGAGTCTTTCTTCttattctctttctcttcacATCCAAGAAATGTCGCCAGCACGATACCAGCTGTTCCTACCAAACTCTCCCTCTCTCTATCTTTAAACGCGGTCGCAAATCTCGTTGCTTCATTTACAAGATCTGCCGTCTGGGTATCTTCACTTAACTCGAGATCTATCGCCGCCCATTTCTTGTTTTAGCTCAAGATTTGAGTACCCATTTGAGGAAATCGAGCATAATCGCAATATTCATGTGCTAAAACGGTGAATCAAGTGACTTTTGGTTAGTGGTGAGTGACTCAGTCCGAGTTGAGACTGAGTTATGTTGTTGAGATAGCACAGTGTTAAGTGGTGGAAAgatatatatagataattataaataatattaaaaaagtcaATGGCGGACCCGAATGGTCATAGCTGGAGAGATGGCATGTCATCTGATAACATCAAGGGTTTGATTTTGGCACTTTCGTCCAGTATCTTTATTGGTTCTAGTTTCATTGTTAAGAAGAAGGGGTTGAAGAAAGCTGGCGCTTCCGGTGTTAGGGCAggtatttcaattattgaatttttcagGGACCTTTTTTAAATGTTCCAAAATCTGTGTCCTGTGTGATTCATTTCTGTTTAGTGTATATTTTTGCTCATCTACATCTGGTAAGTTAGCAAATATGTTCAATCATCATAACAAAGTATGAATCCATGGGGGATGTAGTCAAAATCTCATCTTGGGTATGTTGAGAATCAAAAAGGCTATTGAGCAGTGAGGTGAATTTAGTGTGGTGGTATAAGTAATAtaggaaaattttgtttgatattaATTGGGTATCTGAggaaaataattctaattagATTGCTTTAGTTGTTTGACCATTTCTGGTATCTTCATTGCATTGAGCGGCTAGGCAACTTCAATACATGCCGTTGCAATTGTGTCATTATCAATTCCCTAGCTTATGAGAGAATGTCTTGTCACTAAGTTTAAGGAATGAATGTGACAGAAATGATTCTGTGTAGATGCTAGAAATACCTGGAGGATCTACTTTTGGTTTGTAGTTGTTCGTTGGTTACTTTGATTTCTTGTTGCATTTATTTGGGgtttatcttcattttttggcACTTTGATACATCTCTTTACTTGATATTGATGTTAAAAGGAATAATTTTGTGATCCAAATCTCTTGGAAGAAATAATGAGTGAGATTATGTGTGAAGTCCATTTTCCtcgaaaaattgaaatatagaAATTTACTTTTCTAGTTTATTGACTATGGTGGATTATAATTCTTgattttttctgttttatttccttttctgTTTTGTGAAGTAGCTTCCTGATTAGTTACTGTGCCTTTTTCCTATCTATAACAAAGTttctctaaaatttaattcatcaTTGTTTCACAGGATTTGGAGGCTATTCTTACTTGTATGAGCCACTTTGGTGGGTGGGCATGATAACAAGTAAGTATAATCTGATTAGTTTTCTGACTACTAatcatatattttgattttgttttgaacagaATATAAAATAGTGCACATATTATGAAATCCTGGCAAAAACTATGAGCCCTGGTcaataattttgttctttatgGGCAACATAGGTTGTGAGAACTTTAGACACTATTGAAGCCCTCATTTAAAATTCTGAGTCAATTTGAATAAAAGTTCCCTATTGATATCTTATCTACaacttattttttgaatagCAATTGCAAAGTTAGCTAGAGTTCTCCAATAAACTTCCTATTTGTTTGCAGtttataatagttttttttccctttttttttttttcaaagagaaCCTAAATTCTAATTCTGATGGTGAGGGCCACCTGCTATTTTACAGTGGTCGTTGGGGAAATTGCAAACTTTGCAGCCTATGCCTTTGCACCGGCAATACTGGTCACACCTCTTGGTGCCCTCAGCATCATTATCAGGCATGATGGAGAGTCCCTCAAAATCTTAATTTGATTTGCTGATGTTGTGTGTTGACCACATTGTTGTCTTGCAGTGCTGCTCTTGCTCATATCATTTTACGAGAGAGACTACACATTTTTGGAATACTAGGCTGTATTCTTTGTGTTGTGGGCTCTACAACAATTGTGTTGCATGCTCCTGCAGAACGTGAGATAGAGTCTGTGATAGAAGTTTGGAATCTTGCTACAGAGCCAGGTACTTTGCTTCCTTTAATATTTGCTCTATTCATCTGTTCTTGCCttgaaatatcattatttaatggttaaacTACAAGTAACTGAGTTGAGTGGCTTTTGTTTTCATTCTGTTTCCAGCTTTTCTCTTATATGCAGCTCTGGTCATAACAGCTGTATTTATCCTTATATTCCACTATATCCCGCAATATGGCCAGACACACATAATGGTGTATATAGGAGTTTGTTCCCTTGTAGGTTCTTTGTCGGTATGTATTTTGCACACGGGTACTGGTAACTTTGTAATTGCTATTGTGTTTTAAATAGCATTTACTTCCTGTGTTTATATTCACAGTTTTCTCTTTGACAGGTTATGAGTGTTAAGGCAATTGGAATTGCTCTGAAGTTGACATTGTCAGGAATGAATCAGCTAATATATCCCCAAACATGGGCCTTCACGTTAATTGTAATTGTTTGTGTGCTTACCCAAATGAATTATCTGAACATGGTAATGCCCATTTCTtctctattttatttgttcctggttttcatcatataaatattattttgatttttgatgtaTTTTTTGCAACTTctcaaatcagaaaaaattgaataggCAACCAGAGTACTATATCTGTTTTTGCACCCCCAATACAATGTGCAGCTCATTTGATTGTAAATGACATGTTATCCAAGAAAATGACAGATTAAAATGGAAGAATATTTTTCTGAAGTAAAGGCCTTTTGTCCTTTCCTCTGTTAATATATTTCTCAGGGTGCTTCACAGTGCTTCTTTTGCTGATTTTAACAAAGCTGGTGGGAGTCTAATGACCcctttttaatgataaaaggaaaagatATCTTTGGGAAGTAAGCTTGAGGTAGAAAACAAAGGCCTTCCAGATGATTTCCGAACAAAAGAAGGATGGATAGATGCTGATGAGAAAGATCTGGGGTTCGGGAGAATGATCTACCATGTGTTTATTTTGGCTGATAAATTTACATTTGCATTGCATGAAACTTTATGCTTTCATAGTGGATAATGATGGGTCCCATAAAACCTAGGGACATTTTCACAAGCAAGGTCATCGATCTTACTATTCATGTACATGCATCTCAAAAAGGCCATCAAGAGAACTTCTGCACTGCAATGTGACCAAAATGGCTATGGTTTTCTCTTTGTGAATATGTGAAGCTGTAGTGGGGCTTCATgacatttttataaagaatttgAGGACTTTGCTTTCCCTCTTTTGGTCTTTTCTAGGTGTTTTCTTATGCAGAGCTGAAAGGTTCGAGTAGTTTCAAGGTTGTCTTGATAATAAAGTGATTGCCCCTTAGTTTCTTGATATCAGCAATGTTACTACCATGCATTGATATTATCATATGGGGGCTTGCAATTATAGATTACAGAGATTTGGATCTTTTAAATATGTTAGTGGTGAATAATGCCCCATTCCGTAAGTATTTCTAGAGAATACCGACCATGGAGATAATGTAGAGTTTTGCGGTATGGAATGGAATTAATCCAGTTGTGGGCATTTGACAGTGGTCTGATTTTGTGTCTCATAGTCTGTGTATGGAGAAATATCTACGTTAGATATGTCCTTGAgggtaattttaaattctcgaGCTTAGTGAACCTCTTGTATAATGGAGTTGTGCTGCTGTGGACTTTCTCTCGAGATTGCTTCCCTACCTGCTGTGTTATTGTGAGCTGGGTTCTCTTCGACTTTACAATATGGGAATACTCTTATTGTGGTACTCAAAAGGAGTTATCAGTTTTATGGCTTTACTGCTGGATAACAACAGAAAGATTGATCACCTTGctgaatgaaaattcaaatatcttGAAGGTGGTGTATGAGCCAGGTGATATGGTGCTTTCCATGACAAAATATACGAATATGTTCATGGgaagtaaaaaatcatttgggaaaaaaaaaacaaatgatttGCAAACCCCTCATCATTGCTATGGATGGTGACAGCTCTTTGGTCTACTTGGTTTTGTATTAGAATTTGTTTGCTGCTATTGACTACTTATAATGTTTTTGTAACCAAGCTTGTGAGACATTTTATGTTCTGTTGGAATAGGTtcaattgttttgtttgttcaGTTGCCATGTCATTAAACTTTATTCTCTGTGCTTTTTCTCTGTGGCTTTGATCTATTCTTGCCTACATTTTGATAAGTACTCTCTTGGCATTAACCTGTGATCAACCATCCTCCTTTTCACCAGCCACACAAGAACTTCTTAAAGTTAtctattttgttatatttcttatttatttattatttcctGTTATGCAGGCGCTTGATACTTTTAACACGGCAGTTGTCTCTCCCATATACTATGTGATGTTCACATCACTTACCATTCTAGCTAGCGTGATCATGTTTAAGGTAAATTCTTCAGCCCGACTGGTAGTAGCATAAAACTCTCTGTTGATTTATGAacatgttatattttatttaaagagttaAGAGCAGTTACTTTAACATGTTTGTGGATTGAACTTAAATTTACTTATGGttgaagataatttttttctaattaggACTGGGATAGGCAGAATCCAACCCAGATTGTCACGGAAATGTGTGGATTTGTTACAATCCTTGCAGGAACTTTTCTTCTTCACAAAACCAAGGACCTGGGTGATGGTATGCTTCATTTTTGTTCTCATTAGCCCTTTATTATCCATCTTATagttgagttaaaatattcctaaatatGCTATTTCTTGGCTCTGGGACTTTGTTGGCGTGGTCATCACTTGCCATCTTAATGGGCAATAGAGATATTTACTGCTTTGTTTTGACATTCTGGGCATTAAATTCATCACGTCATGAAAACAGGTTCAAGTTTGACACCGTCTATGTCACTACGATTATCGAAGCATGCGGGTAACGACGACTTGGAATCCGAGGGCATCCCTCTTAGGCGGCAGGAGTCACTGAGAACACCGTGATATTCATATATTCTTTGCTTTCATCTCTGCCATTCATACAAACATCAAACTCTGGGGAGGAACTGACATCAACTTGTATTTGGATCCAATCATTTTAATGGTGATCCTTTTTACCGGAAACGGTAGAGgatgatatttttgttttgcttgtcCCCTGTTTCGGCTTCACGAAGAGATTCCTAGATTTCAGCTACTGCATATTTTATACCGTTTCTCCCTGGTGCATACAGAAGGGATTGCCAAATGTAATTTTGAGCCTGTTGGTTGTATACTGTATTCTTCCTACAGATGATGTATCACTTGCTTCATTTTGCTGAGAATCAGTGGATATTTTCCCAAAGTTGTGAACTGAATTTTCAGAAATACTAATGAAAGCAAATCTTTAACAAATACGACATTTAACTCTTAAAACTTATATGATCAAATCTTTCAGGTTATGAATAATTTCAGGTACAAGCAAAAGCTATCTAAATTTGTCCTTTTGGCTACAGAAGAGCCATGGTGTTTCCAATATCACAAACATGAAAAGCAAAACTCAACTCTTTTCTCGcacttattttttgtattagagtattactaaAATCTCATCAATAATGCTGCTTCTTTTCCATCGATGGCTGAATTTCTATAATTCTATGGCATCAGCTTATGGTTGCCTGTGTTAACTACAACAAAGTGAATGGTACATCAATCGTTTCTGCTGATGTTTTCTTCCACCAGACAATACAGAAGAGAAAGACCAAATCATCATTGGAATTCCAGAACATCATCTCCCATCACTTTCCTATTTGCTTTAGAAGGCCAGAGACTGAAGCACAATGAGTTGAGTTGTTATTGCATTTCTCACAGCATGACTGCAGCAATTCAATGGCCTTTCGGCACCTACACCAATTCAGAACTTAAATTAACAATGAATATAAACAGAagtaaaaaaaactttttttttgtggggggggggggggtcaaaatggaagaaaatgcCGCAACCCAAAAAACCATTGGATGATGCCAAACAATACTTTGGTCTGGACTGACAAAACTTCATCTTCTAAATAATTAGGTAAAATTGCACAAAGCAAAGAGCATGGCTTCAAGGGCAGGCAAGTTTGAAAAGAACATCTAACTTAAGTGAGATAAAAAGGCATTGGTCTACTGGATATAAACTTTCTAATCAACTTGTTATAGGTATATCCACATGTGATGATCAGAATCGAGCATAACTAAGCTTTATCATACATGCACAATAAGAATTGGCACTATGCACACCAATATG contains:
- the LOC102610674 gene encoding probable magnesium transporter NIPA4, which translates into the protein MADPNGHSWRDGMSSDNIKGLILALSSSIFIGSSFIVKKKGLKKAGASGVRAGFGGYSYLYEPLWWVGMITMVVGEIANFAAYAFAPAILVTPLGALSIIISAALAHIILRERLHIFGILGCILCVVGSTTIVLHAPAEREIESVIEVWNLATEPAFLLYAALVITAVFILIFHYIPQYGQTHIMVYIGVCSLVGSLSVMSVKAIGIALKLTLSGMNQLIYPQTWAFTLIVIVCVLTQMNYLNMALDTFNTAVVSPIYYVMFTSLTILASVIMFKDWDRQNPTQIVTEMCGFVTILAGTFLLHKTKDLGDGSSLTPSMSLRLSKHAGNDDLESEGIPLRRQESLRTP
- the LOC102610376 gene encoding uncharacterized protein LOC102610376, which encodes MAQPSKEPCKKEACDIQACLTKNNFLPQRCRKAIELLQSCCEKCNNNSTHCASVSGLLKQIGK